TAACTCTTTAGGTATTGGACACCCCGGACAAGCAGCATTTCCTCTCAGGAAGTACTGTTGCCTTATTACCTTCTTTTCTTTAATGTATTGAGGAACTTCAGTCATTTAACCACCTCTCCTCAAACTTTTTACCTTCAAGTACGTCCTCCATAACCTTCTGGAAGTGAAGAGGTCTAACGTCCTTTCCTCCTATTCCCGCAATAACGCTCATAACGTCAATACCGGAATTGTAAATAGCTGACTTTATCTCGTTAGCAAGTATTCCTCCGTAACCGTAAGAGTATTCCCTATCAAAGGTCACTACACCTTGCACTCCTTTTAATGCCTCCCTTATCCTCTCCTTGGGAAACGGTCTTATTACCCTCAACTTAAGCAATCCGACCTTCTTTCCTTCATTTCTTAACCTCCTTACAGCCTCTCTTGCGTCTCCCGTCCACGCTCCTGCAGTAACAAATACGTAGTCGGCATCTTCACATTCATAGCACTCTACTAGGCCGTATTGTTTCCTTCCTGAAATCTTCTCATATTCCCTGCTAATCTCTTCAATAACTTCCTTACTCCCTTCCATTGCCTTCATTGCCTCATATTTTATCCTCATATAATCGTCTGGCACAGCTATAGGACCTACGTTTACTGGGTCGTTAAAGTCGATCAAGTTGAATTCTCTAGGTGGTAGGAATTTTTCTACAGTTTCATCGTCAAGTATCTCCAGCCTCTCCATAGTGTGAGTTAATATAAATCCGTCAAAGCCCATCATTACCGGTAAAATTACCCTCTTATCTTCACTTATCTTAAAAGCTTGCAAAGTCATGTCGTAAGCATCTTGAACGTTTTCTGCCATCATCATTATCCATGAAGTATCTCTTTTACTGAAAAAGTCCTCGTGATCATCCCAGATAGTCCAAGGCTCTGCTAATGCCCTAGTAGCTACAGCATTGACCATTGGAACTCTTTCTCCTCCTACCCAATACATCATTTCAGTCATGTA
This genomic interval from Acidianus sp. HS-5 contains the following:
- a CDS encoding transketolase C-terminal domain-containing protein, with product MITVQKNVTAMVGNHAVAYAVKQAKPQVLSVFPITPQTTMLEKLAEYIDSGELKAELIKVEGEHSALAAVYGAAVAGARVFTATSSQGLLYMTEMMYWVGGERVPMVNAVATRALAEPWTIWDDHEDFFSKRDTSWIMMMAENVQDAYDMTLQAFKISEDKRVILPVMMGFDGFILTHTMERLEILDDETVEKFLPPREFNLIDFNDPVNVGPIAVPDDYMRIKYEAMKAMEGSKEVIEEISREYEKISGRKQYGLVECYECEDADYVFVTAGAWTGDAREAVRRLRNEGKKVGLLKLRVIRPFPKERIREALKGVQGVVTFDREYSYGYGGILANEIKSAIYNSGIDVMSVIAGIGGKDVRPLHFQKVMEDVLEGKKFEERWLND